A portion of the Desulfovibrio intestinalis genome contains these proteins:
- the recA gene encoding recombinase RecA, with the protein MAKKPALSPENARAEALGTALATIERKYGKGAVMKLSDDAHVNIPVIPTGSIGLDLALGVGGIPRGRISEIFGPESSGKTTLTLHIIAECQRMGGTCAFVDAEHALDVTYAKRLGVNTDELLISQPDYGEQALDIADMLVRSGAVDLVVVDSVAALIPQAELEGDMGETQVGGHARLMSHAMRRLTGTIHKSRTSVIFINQIRMKIGVTGYGSPETTTGGNALKFYSSVRLDIRRIQTLKDKEESFGSRTRVKVVKNKVAPPFRSAIFDILYGQGISRSGELLDLGIEAKIVDQSGSWFAFGSEKLGQGREKVRALLDENIDLRNQIEAKVVEFLGLHPKEFVPTAEDRDEGLDPVGSDD; encoded by the coding sequence ATGGCCAAAAAACCGGCCCTGAGCCCTGAAAACGCGCGCGCAGAAGCCCTGGGCACTGCCCTTGCCACCATTGAACGTAAATACGGCAAGGGCGCTGTCATGAAGCTTTCTGACGACGCTCATGTGAATATACCCGTCATTCCCACAGGTTCCATCGGCCTTGACCTGGCCTTGGGAGTGGGCGGCATTCCGCGTGGGCGCATATCGGAAATTTTCGGGCCCGAATCTTCGGGCAAAACCACCCTTACCCTGCACATCATCGCCGAATGCCAGCGCATGGGCGGAACCTGCGCCTTTGTTGACGCGGAACACGCGCTTGACGTGACTTACGCCAAGCGCCTGGGCGTCAATACGGACGAACTGCTCATCTCGCAGCCCGACTACGGCGAACAGGCTCTGGATATTGCCGACATGCTCGTGCGTTCCGGCGCTGTTGACCTTGTGGTCGTCGACTCCGTGGCGGCCCTGATTCCTCAGGCCGAACTTGAAGGCGACATGGGCGAAACCCAGGTGGGCGGCCATGCCCGTCTTATGTCGCACGCCATGCGCCGCCTTACGGGCACGATCCACAAATCGCGCACCTCGGTCATCTTCATCAACCAGATCCGCATGAAGATCGGCGTCACGGGCTACGGCAGCCCTGAAACCACCACAGGCGGCAACGCGCTGAAGTTCTACTCGTCAGTGCGCCTCGACATCCGCCGCATCCAGACCCTCAAGGACAAAGAAGAGTCCTTTGGTTCCCGCACCAGGGTCAAGGTGGTCAAAAACAAGGTTGCGCCGCCCTTCCGCAGCGCTATTTTCGACATTCTTTACGGTCAGGGCATTTCGCGTTCGGGCGAGCTGCTTGACCTTGGCATTGAAGCCAAGATCGTCGACCAGAGCGGTTCGTGGTTCGCCTTTGGCTCTGAAAAACTGGGCCAGGGACGCGAAAAAGTTCGTGCCCTGCTGGACGAAAATATCGACCTGCGCAATCAGATTGAAGCCAAGGTTGTGGAATTTCTGGGCTTGCATCCCAAGGAATTTGTTCCCACAGCTGAAGATCGGGACGAAGGGCTGGACCCTGTCGGCTCTGACGATTAA
- the hemB gene encoding porphobilinogen synthase, with the protein MTSFHRGRRLRATPEIRTIMRETAPLLVEDLIQPYFVVETEDQSFRKEISSMPGQAQLSLGQLEKQVEKAVDTGLKSVILFAIPAHKDDKASGAYDANGIVQQAVRLLKKRWPKLFVMTDVCLCEYMSHGHCGILSPEGVVRNDATLPLLAKTAVSHAEAGADMVAPSDMMDGRVAAIRQALDENGLTQVPLMSYSVKYASAYYGPFREAAENAPACGDRKSYQMDPGNAREALLEAYADLEEGADALIVKPAGPFADIIRLVRDHVDVPLCAYQVSGEYSMIRAAGLNGWVDEQAVMLESLMGLKRAGADTIITYFTETLLAQKLAR; encoded by the coding sequence ATGACATCATTCCATCGCGGCCGCCGTTTACGTGCCACCCCCGAAATTCGCACCATAATGCGCGAAACCGCGCCCTTGCTTGTGGAAGATCTTATTCAGCCCTACTTTGTGGTTGAAACCGAAGACCAGAGTTTTCGCAAAGAAATCAGCTCTATGCCAGGGCAGGCCCAGCTGAGCCTCGGCCAGTTGGAAAAACAGGTGGAAAAGGCCGTGGACACGGGCCTGAAGTCCGTGATCCTCTTTGCCATCCCTGCACATAAGGACGACAAGGCTTCGGGCGCATATGACGCCAATGGCATCGTGCAACAGGCGGTGCGCCTGTTAAAAAAACGCTGGCCCAAGCTGTTTGTCATGACCGACGTATGTCTGTGTGAATACATGAGCCACGGGCACTGCGGCATACTCTCGCCCGAAGGCGTGGTGCGCAACGACGCCACCCTGCCCCTGCTGGCAAAAACTGCGGTAAGCCACGCCGAAGCTGGCGCAGATATGGTTGCCCCCTCGGACATGATGGACGGCCGTGTGGCTGCCATCCGTCAGGCGTTGGACGAAAACGGCCTGACGCAGGTTCCGCTTATGTCCTACTCTGTCAAATACGCTTCGGCCTATTACGGTCCATTTCGCGAAGCTGCAGAAAACGCCCCGGCCTGCGGCGACCGCAAGTCGTACCAGATGGATCCCGGCAATGCCCGCGAAGCCCTGCTCGAAGCCTATGCTGACCTTGAGGAAGGCGCAGACGCCCTTATCGTCAAACCTGCTGGCCCGTTTGCCGACATTATCCGCCTTGTGCGGGACCATGTGGATGTGCCCCTGTGCGCCTATCAGGTCAGCGGCGAATATTCGATGATACGCGCTGCAGGCCTCAACGGATGGGTGGACGAGCAGGCGGTCATGCTTGAATCCCTTATGGGACTCAAGCGCGCTGGCGCAGACACCATCATCACCTACTTTACCGAAACCCTGCTGGCGCAAAAGCTGGCAAGGTAA
- a CDS encoding tRNA(5-methylaminomethyl-2-thiouridylate) methyltransferase, which produces MSNQPDIIVLFSGGLDSILAAKVLERQGLKVRCLHFITPFFGSAKAVPYWRKVYDLDIVSQDVGEDFANMLRQRPEHGFGKVMNPCVDCKILLLRKARIYMESVGAKGLATGEVLGQRPMSQRRDTLHLIMRDAGVSGTLLRPLCATHLPLTQMEESGLVDRTKLLSFSGRGRRDQLDLAAELGITEIPTPGGGCRLTEKENARRYWTVLTLLPCASNEDFTLANLGRQFWHHEDGEHYWLCIGRNGADNDKLAAAVQPDDMLLRLRDLAGPMALARHGAGWPRHVLESAAAQAASYAPKAVASGGPVAVRVRQGQAEGESLLDLEVKPERLEQVWGETPWDDIKVVIKAEARERFEAALHSKHKPSQAEEE; this is translated from the coding sequence ATGAGCAATCAGCCTGACATCATCGTACTTTTTTCTGGCGGACTGGACAGCATTCTCGCTGCCAAGGTTCTGGAACGGCAGGGGCTTAAGGTCCGTTGTCTGCACTTTATCACGCCCTTTTTCGGTTCGGCCAAAGCAGTTCCGTACTGGCGAAAAGTCTATGATCTGGACATCGTGAGCCAGGACGTGGGCGAAGATTTTGCGAACATGCTGCGCCAGCGCCCGGAGCACGGCTTCGGCAAGGTCATGAACCCCTGCGTGGACTGCAAAATATTGCTGCTGCGCAAGGCGCGCATCTATATGGAGTCTGTGGGGGCAAAAGGGCTTGCCACGGGTGAAGTGCTGGGGCAGCGGCCCATGTCGCAGCGGCGCGACACTCTGCACCTTATCATGCGTGACGCCGGAGTCAGCGGCACTTTGCTGCGCCCGCTCTGCGCCACGCATTTGCCGCTGACGCAGATGGAAGAAAGCGGCCTTGTGGACCGCACAAAACTGCTGAGTTTTTCTGGCCGGGGACGGCGCGATCAGCTTGATCTGGCGGCAGAGCTGGGCATAACGGAAATCCCCACGCCCGGCGGCGGCTGCCGCTTGACGGAAAAAGAAAACGCCCGCCGCTACTGGACAGTGCTGACCCTGTTGCCCTGCGCCAGCAATGAAGATTTTACCCTGGCCAACCTTGGCCGCCAGTTCTGGCATCATGAAGATGGCGAACACTATTGGCTGTGCATTGGCCGCAACGGGGCTGATAATGACAAACTGGCCGCTGCCGTGCAGCCCGACGACATGCTGCTGCGCCTGCGTGACCTGGCTGGGCCTATGGCTCTGGCACGTCACGGTGCTGGCTGGCCGCGTCATGTTTTGGAAAGCGCAGCGGCCCAGGCGGCCTCGTATGCGCCCAAGGCTGTGGCTTCAGGCGGCCCTGTGGCGGTTCGTGTGCGTCAGGGACAGGCCGAGGGCGAATCGCTTCTTGACCTTGAAGTGAAACCGGAAAGGCTGGAGCAGGTCTGGGGTGAAACCCCGTGGGACGACATAAAGGTTGTCATCAAGGCCGAAGCACGAGAAAGGTTTGAGGCTGCACTGCACAGTAAGCATAAGCCATCCCAAGCAGAAGAGGAGTAA
- the ahbD gene encoding heme b synthase, giving the protein MSNHSHHAGGHPGGMPGSAGNPISGHPGQASEHPAGHPGGHPGGQAGINAPMRTLEDGSPACRLIAWEVTRSCNLACKHCRAEAHPEPYPGELSTAEAKALIDTFPQVGNPIIIFTGGDPMMRADVYELVAYAHSKGLPCAFSPNGTLITPETAQKIKEAGVNRCSISIDGADAASHDSFRGVPGAFEASMRGIEYLKAAGVPFQINTTVTRNNLTSFKKIFELCERIGAAAWHIFLLVPMGRAAGLADQVITAEEYEEVLHWLYDFRKTTKMHLKATCAPHYYRIMRQRAKEEGISVTPDNFGMDAVTRGCLGGIGFCFISHVGQVQPCGYLELNCGNVRETPFPQIWRESKYFLQFRDQSCYTGKCGECEYHKVCGGCRARADSMDGDHMGEEPLCTYIPAKTRKRNAEGKA; this is encoded by the coding sequence ATGAGCAACCATTCGCACCACGCCGGGGGGCACCCCGGCGGTATGCCTGGCAGCGCGGGCAACCCCATCAGCGGCCACCCCGGCCAGGCCTCTGAGCACCCGGCAGGGCATCCGGGCGGTCACCCCGGTGGACAGGCTGGCATTAACGCCCCCATGCGCACTCTTGAAGACGGCAGCCCGGCCTGCCGCCTCATTGCCTGGGAAGTTACGCGCTCCTGCAACCTCGCCTGTAAGCACTGCCGTGCCGAAGCTCACCCGGAACCCTACCCCGGCGAGCTTTCCACGGCAGAAGCCAAGGCCCTTATCGACACATTCCCGCAGGTGGGCAATCCCATCATCATCTTTACGGGCGGCGACCCAATGATGCGGGCCGACGTCTACGAGCTGGTGGCCTATGCCCACAGCAAGGGGCTGCCCTGTGCCTTTTCGCCCAACGGCACCCTTATCACGCCTGAAACCGCGCAGAAGATCAAGGAAGCTGGCGTCAACCGCTGCTCCATCTCCATCGACGGTGCAGACGCGGCCAGCCACGACAGCTTCCGCGGTGTGCCCGGCGCTTTTGAAGCCTCCATGCGCGGTATTGAATACCTCAAGGCCGCAGGTGTGCCCTTTCAGATCAACACCACGGTCACACGCAACAACCTCACAAGTTTCAAAAAAATATTCGAGCTGTGCGAGCGCATCGGCGCGGCAGCCTGGCACATTTTTCTGCTGGTGCCTATGGGCCGCGCCGCAGGCCTTGCCGATCAGGTCATCACTGCTGAAGAATACGAAGAAGTGCTGCACTGGTTGTACGACTTTCGCAAAACCACCAAGATGCACCTCAAAGCTACCTGCGCACCGCACTACTACCGTATCATGCGCCAGCGGGCCAAGGAAGAAGGCATCAGCGTCACGCCCGACAATTTCGGTATGGACGCCGTCACTCGCGGCTGTCTGGGCGGCATAGGCTTTTGCTTTATCAGTCATGTGGGGCAGGTGCAGCCCTGCGGCTATCTTGAGCTGAACTGCGGCAACGTGCGCGAAACGCCTTTTCCCCAGATATGGCGTGAGAGCAAGTACTTTTTGCAGTTCCGCGATCAGTCCTGCTATACTGGCAAGTGCGGCGAGTGCGAATACCACAAGGTTTGTGGCGGCTGCCGTGCCCGTGCCGACAGCATGGACGGCGATCATATGGGTGAAGAGCCGTTGTGTACCTATATTCCCGCCAAAACGCGTAAAAGAAATGCAGAGGGCAAGGCTTAG
- the alaS gene encoding alanine--tRNA ligase, which yields MLTAKEIRRRYLEFFHRHQHEIVASGPIIPPNDPTLLFANSGMVQFKKLFLGEEKRSYSRATTCQKCLRVSGKHNDLENVGRTARHHTFFEMLGNFAFGDYFKREAITWAWDFVTKELELPTDKLWVTVFREDDEAAELWAEIAKLPADRIVRMGEKDNFWTMGDTGPCGPCSEIYVDQGEDMSCGPDCGIGVCDCDRFLEIWNLVFTQFDQSADGTRTPLAKPNIDTGMGLERMAAVAQGKRSNFDCDLFQDIIQFAAGLAGVKYSFSSPDTNDVDTALRVIADHSRAAAFLIAGGVLPSNENRGYVLRRLIRRALRFATLMGVNEPFMHKVARKVTEVMGDAYPELVESADFIDRAVFEEEQRFSLTLKKGLDLLDEELSSLKAQGKTLIPGDFCFKLYDTYGFPLDIVTDVAEKRGFSADAQGFEKYMQEQRQRAREHQKKGGLLGQGENGANPFKSLADGGAQSRFVGYDGLTAQSPVTVLLNAAGQPVDVLGEGESGYAVTEATPFYGEGGGQAGDTGLMSATSGEARVITTHKPAPQLLVHEIEVTRGEILQGKEVRLAVDPDERKATARNHTCTHLLHAALRRVLGTHVKQAGSLVDGSRLRFDFSHIAALTPEELAAVERQVNAAIMADLEVSAKEMAMADAVASGAMALFNEKYGDTVRVLTVSGGETCDPESVELCGGTHLSRTGEAGAFLIVSESGVAAGTRRIEAVTGWNAYGHAVEQRAELDGLSALLKARPGQLAERVQALHAEVKKLRKASEKASAAPASGAELAARAEEVNGVRLLAARLDNVPVKALREVMDDVRSRLSENAVACLATVEEGKVGMLIYVSKDLHGRFTAPALIKPVAAPCGGAGGGRPDLAQAGGAQPEGLDEAFAVLKKCIEQ from the coding sequence ATGCTCACCGCTAAAGAAATCCGCCGCCGCTACCTTGAGTTTTTTCACCGTCACCAGCACGAAATCGTCGCTTCAGGGCCTATTATTCCGCCCAACGATCCCACGCTGCTTTTTGCCAACTCCGGCATGGTGCAATTCAAAAAACTCTTTCTTGGCGAAGAAAAGCGCTCCTACTCCCGCGCCACAACCTGCCAGAAATGCCTGCGCGTTTCGGGCAAGCACAATGACCTGGAAAACGTGGGCCGCACCGCGCGCCACCACACGTTTTTTGAAATGCTCGGCAACTTTGCCTTTGGCGATTATTTCAAGCGCGAAGCCATCACCTGGGCCTGGGATTTCGTAACCAAGGAGCTGGAACTTCCCACGGACAAGCTGTGGGTCACGGTTTTTCGTGAAGACGACGAAGCCGCAGAGCTGTGGGCTGAAATAGCCAAGCTGCCCGCCGACCGCATCGTTCGCATGGGCGAGAAGGACAACTTCTGGACTATGGGCGATACCGGCCCCTGCGGCCCCTGCTCCGAAATTTATGTGGACCAGGGCGAAGACATGTCCTGTGGGCCCGACTGCGGCATTGGCGTGTGCGACTGCGACCGCTTCCTTGAAATCTGGAACCTTGTGTTCACCCAGTTTGATCAGAGCGCCGACGGCACCCGCACCCCCCTGGCCAAGCCCAACATTGATACGGGCATGGGCCTCGAGCGCATGGCTGCCGTGGCCCAGGGCAAGCGCTCCAACTTTGACTGCGATCTTTTTCAGGACATCATCCAGTTCGCGGCGGGTCTTGCAGGCGTGAAGTACAGCTTCAGCTCACCTGACACCAACGATGTGGATACTGCCCTGCGCGTCATTGCCGACCACAGCCGCGCCGCCGCTTTCCTGATTGCGGGCGGCGTGCTGCCCTCCAATGAAAACCGGGGCTACGTCCTGCGCCGGCTCATCCGCCGCGCCCTGCGCTTCGCGACCCTCATGGGCGTGAACGAACCCTTTATGCACAAGGTTGCCCGCAAGGTCACCGAAGTTATGGGCGACGCCTATCCCGAACTTGTGGAAAGCGCCGATTTTATCGATCGCGCCGTGTTCGAGGAAGAACAGCGCTTCTCCCTGACGCTCAAGAAAGGCCTGGACCTGCTTGACGAAGAGCTGTCCTCTCTCAAGGCGCAGGGCAAGACCCTCATTCCCGGTGATTTCTGCTTCAAACTGTATGATACTTACGGCTTCCCGCTGGACATCGTGACCGACGTTGCCGAAAAACGCGGCTTCAGCGCCGATGCTCAGGGCTTTGAAAAATACATGCAGGAGCAGCGCCAGCGTGCCCGCGAGCACCAGAAAAAGGGCGGCCTGCTTGGTCAGGGCGAAAACGGAGCCAACCCCTTCAAATCTCTTGCGGATGGCGGCGCGCAAAGCCGCTTTGTGGGCTATGACGGTCTGACGGCCCAAAGCCCCGTAACCGTACTGCTCAACGCGGCAGGCCAGCCTGTGGACGTGCTTGGCGAAGGCGAAAGCGGCTATGCCGTTACCGAAGCCACGCCCTTCTACGGCGAAGGCGGCGGTCAGGCAGGCGATACGGGCCTCATGAGCGCCACCTCGGGCGAAGCCAGGGTCATCACCACGCACAAACCTGCCCCGCAGCTGCTTGTGCACGAAATCGAAGTCACCAGAGGCGAAATCCTTCAGGGCAAGGAAGTGCGTCTGGCCGTCGACCCCGATGAACGCAAGGCCACGGCCCGCAACCATACCTGCACACATTTGCTGCACGCAGCCCTGCGCCGTGTGCTGGGCACTCATGTGAAACAGGCTGGTTCACTGGTAGACGGCAGCCGTCTGCGCTTCGACTTTTCACATATCGCAGCCCTGACGCCCGAAGAACTGGCCGCCGTTGAGCGCCAGGTCAACGCCGCCATCATGGCCGACCTTGAGGTTTCCGCCAAGGAAATGGCTATGGCCGATGCCGTGGCCTCCGGGGCGATGGCGCTCTTTAATGAAAAATATGGTGACACTGTGCGCGTGCTCACAGTTTCCGGCGGCGAAACGTGCGATCCTGAATCCGTTGAACTGTGCGGGGGAACACATTTGTCCCGCACGGGCGAAGCCGGAGCCTTTCTTATCGTGAGTGAAAGCGGCGTTGCCGCTGGCACCCGCCGCATTGAGGCTGTCACGGGCTGGAACGCTTACGGCCATGCCGTGGAGCAACGCGCTGAACTGGACGGTCTTTCCGCCCTGCTCAAGGCCCGGCCCGGGCAGCTTGCCGAGCGCGTACAGGCCCTGCATGCCGAAGTAAAGAAGCTGCGCAAGGCTTCTGAAAAAGCTTCGGCGGCTCCTGCCTCTGGCGCTGAACTGGCCGCCCGTGCCGAAGAAGTCAACGGCGTGCGCCTCCTGGCCGCCCGGCTGGACAACGTGCCCGTCAAGGCGCTGCGTGAAGTTATGGACGATGTACGCTCGCGCCTTTCTGAAAATGCGGTGGCATGCCTTGCCACTGTGGAAGAGGGCAAGGTGGGCATGCTTATTTATGTCTCCAAGGATCTGCACGGCAGATTTACAGCGCCCGCCCTTATCAAGCCTGTGGCTGCGCCCTGCGGCGGCGCTGGCGGCGGCAGACCCGATCTGGCCCAGGCGGGCGGCGCACAGCCCGAAGGCCTGGATGAGGCCTTTGCCGTACTGAAAAAATGCATCGAACAATAA
- the dksA gene encoding RNA polymerase-binding protein DksA has translation MDHKDLEYFRKLLSEMLEEAQQKGDSTIEELTDSNEVFADPADRATAESDRAFTLRIRDRERRLIRKIQAALTRIDDGTYGICEDCGDDISIPRLKARPVTRLCINCKAKQEEDEHLRGD, from the coding sequence ATGGATCACAAGGACTTGGAGTATTTTCGCAAACTTCTGTCAGAGATGCTTGAAGAAGCCCAGCAAAAGGGCGACAGCACCATTGAAGAATTGACCGATAGCAATGAAGTGTTTGCTGACCCTGCCGACAGGGCCACAGCAGAATCCGATCGCGCCTTTACTTTGCGCATTCGTGACCGGGAACGCCGCCTCATTCGCAAGATCCAGGCCGCGTTGACGCGTATTGATGACGGAACGTATGGCATTTGCGAGGATTGCGGCGATGATATCAGCATCCCGCGTCTCAAGGCCCGTCCCGTCACCCGTCTGTGCATTAACTGCAAAGCCAAACAGGAAGAGGACGAACACCTGAGAGGTGACTAG
- a CDS encoding NFACT RNA binding domain-containing protein, which translates to MDAHLFRRFCEDLTPQLTGARVEKLQEPAPGFLVLTWYGGGRKRQLCLRYARKEPFCFLSGSRISAGKAPSAQTMRLRKYASGRRIVSCVVRFCDRQLWLLLAGGDSALSAPEHGGADSDPSAFRLTWLLLDLREGPSLHFLTEAEAPEEERPQWPEPAELVQARQNWREWPVLTPALRRTLACLEEPEQWALLEDLRAGGGDVFCYGPATSEASGISADTAADRCGEAASFLSSANGADGSAGGAGGSIRTIRAISAWPLSPEQQAALLTEDESASGLLLREAYSPDVLRLTEKAGQDIVLGRLAGEQAKEAALPLDRRGRKLTKLLDKLREEENRLRAMTEAQADALALQENLWQWPAEHRAVSVAVDAGSHGPAREIRLDPRRNVREEMARLFHTSRRGWRGLEHLVQRRKTLEEELAAIALARRDSMLGVGQAQAGDSQAGERGSLAGGAAGMPAALPKNVQLFVSSDGFALLRGRDARGNLAARKLAASHDIWLHAENGPGSHVIIRRAHGGQEVPASTLDEAGSLAASKSWQKDAARARIQYAEVRHVKPMRNAPAGTVRIDKVLASREVPVDATLEDTLLPE; encoded by the coding sequence ATGGACGCACATCTTTTTCGCCGCTTTTGTGAAGACCTGACGCCCCAGCTAACCGGGGCGCGGGTTGAAAAATTGCAGGAACCCGCCCCCGGCTTTCTTGTGCTCACCTGGTACGGTGGTGGGCGCAAACGCCAGTTGTGCCTGCGCTATGCCCGCAAGGAGCCTTTCTGCTTTTTGAGCGGCAGCCGCATCAGCGCGGGCAAGGCTCCTTCAGCCCAGACAATGCGCCTGCGCAAGTATGCGTCTGGCCGCCGCATCGTTTCCTGCGTGGTCAGGTTCTGCGACAGGCAGCTGTGGCTTCTGCTGGCCGGGGGAGACAGCGCGCTTTCGGCACCGGAACACGGCGGCGCTGATTCTGATCCAAGCGCTTTTCGCCTCACCTGGCTTTTGCTGGATCTGCGGGAAGGGCCGTCCCTGCATTTTCTGACCGAGGCTGAAGCGCCGGAAGAAGAACGCCCCCAATGGCCCGAACCTGCCGAACTGGTGCAGGCGCGGCAGAACTGGCGCGAATGGCCAGTGCTTACCCCGGCCCTGCGCCGTACGCTGGCCTGCCTGGAAGAACCGGAGCAGTGGGCTTTGCTGGAAGATTTGCGTGCCGGAGGCGGCGATGTATTTTGCTATGGCCCGGCAACTAGTGAAGCTTCGGGTATTTCGGCGGATACTGCCGCTGATCGCTGTGGAGAGGCTGCCTCTTTTTTATCCAGTGCAAATGGGGCAGACGGCAGTGCAGGCGGCGCAGGCGGTTCCATCCGTACCATACGGGCTATCAGCGCATGGCCTTTGTCGCCGGAACAGCAAGCTGCCTTGCTGACAGAGGATGAGTCTGCATCAGGCCTGCTTCTGCGTGAAGCGTACAGCCCGGACGTGCTACGCCTGACTGAAAAAGCCGGGCAGGACATAGTTCTGGGCCGCCTTGCGGGCGAACAGGCCAAGGAGGCCGCCTTGCCGCTGGACAGGCGTGGCCGCAAGCTGACAAAGCTGCTGGACAAGCTGCGCGAAGAAGAAAACCGTCTCAGGGCCATGACAGAGGCCCAGGCCGATGCGCTGGCCCTGCAGGAAAATTTGTGGCAGTGGCCTGCGGAACACCGGGCGGTCAGCGTTGCGGTGGATGCGGGCTCACACGGCCCGGCCCGCGAAATTCGCCTGGACCCGCGACGGAATGTGCGCGAGGAAATGGCGCGGCTTTTTCATACTTCCCGGCGCGGCTGGCGCGGCTTGGAACATCTGGTACAGCGCCGCAAGACACTTGAGGAAGAGCTGGCGGCCATAGCCCTTGCCCGGCGCGACAGTATGCTCGGTGTCGGCCAGGCACAGGCTGGCGACAGTCAGGCTGGCGAGCGTGGATCGCTGGCGGGTGGTGCTGCGGGCATGCCCGCGGCTCTGCCAAAGAACGTGCAGCTCTTTGTCAGTTCAGACGGCTTTGCCCTGCTGCGCGGGCGTGACGCCAGGGGTAACCTTGCGGCCCGCAAGCTGGCGGCTTCTCACGACATTTGGCTGCATGCGGAAAACGGGCCGGGTTCACACGTTATCATACGCCGCGCCCACGGCGGTCAGGAAGTGCCTGCCAGCACGCTGGACGAGGCCGGGTCGCTGGCTGCCAGCAAAAGCTGGCAGAAAGACGCAGCCCGCGCCCGCATTCAGTACGCGGAAGTGCGCCACGTCAAACCCATGCGCAATGCCCCGGCGGGTACTGTGCGCATAGACAAGGTGCTGGCCTCGCGCGAGGTGCCTGTGGACGCCACGCTGGAGGATACGCTGCTGCCTGAGTAG
- the ahbC gene encoding 12,18-didecarboxysiroheme deacetylase: MIGISKLYCGQVEPSDALRYGRESGKLPSHLLQFSKDKKPVVVWNMTQRCNLKCVHCYAHAVEVDGSDDISTVQAKAMIDDLAAYGAPVMLFSGGEPLVRKDLVELASHATSRGMRAVISTNGTLITKEKARELKAVGLSYVGISLDGMEEIHDKFRAVPGAFRKALEGIANCQAEGLKVGLRLTINKRNAGEIPGIFRLLKDMEIPRACFYHLVYSGRGSELIKEDLDHAETRQVLDLIMDETRALFDAGKGKEILTVDNHADGPYVWMRLKREDPKRAEEVFELLQYNEGNSSGRGIGCISWDGKVHADQFWRNHVLGNVLERPFSQIWDDPSIELLHKLKDKKAHVTGRCAKCQFLNICGGNFRARAEAYYDDIWAPDPACYLTDEEIGIK, encoded by the coding sequence ATGATTGGCATTTCCAAGTTGTACTGCGGTCAGGTTGAGCCTTCGGACGCGCTGCGTTATGGCCGCGAATCCGGCAAACTGCCTTCGCATCTGCTGCAGTTTTCCAAGGATAAAAAGCCTGTAGTGGTCTGGAACATGACCCAGCGTTGCAACCTCAAGTGCGTGCATTGCTATGCCCACGCCGTTGAAGTTGACGGTTCAGACGACATCAGCACCGTACAGGCCAAGGCCATGATCGATGATCTGGCCGCCTACGGCGCTCCGGTCATGCTTTTCTCCGGCGGCGAACCGCTGGTACGCAAAGACCTGGTTGAACTTGCCAGTCACGCCACCTCCAGGGGCATGCGCGCGGTCATTTCCACCAACGGCACCCTCATCACCAAGGAAAAAGCGCGCGAACTCAAGGCCGTGGGTCTTTCGTATGTAGGCATTTCCCTTGACGGTATGGAAGAGATACACGACAAATTCCGCGCTGTGCCCGGAGCTTTCCGCAAGGCTCTGGAAGGCATTGCCAACTGCCAGGCCGAGGGCCTCAAGGTGGGGTTGCGTCTTACCATCAACAAGCGCAATGCTGGCGAAATTCCCGGCATTTTCCGCCTGCTCAAGGATATGGAAATCCCCCGCGCCTGTTTTTACCACCTTGTTTACTCTGGCCGCGGTTCAGAGCTTATCAAGGAAGACCTGGACCACGCGGAAACCCGTCAGGTGCTGGATCTCATCATGGATGAAACCCGTGCCCTGTTCGACGCTGGCAAGGGTAAGGAAATTCTCACGGTTGATAACCACGCCGACGGCCCCTATGTGTGGATGCGCCTCAAGCGTGAAGATCCCAAGCGTGCAGAAGAAGTTTTTGAACTGCTTCAGTACAATGAAGGCAACAGCTCCGGCCGGGGCATAGGCTGTATTTCCTGGGACGGAAAGGTTCACGCAGACCAGTTCTGGCGTAACCACGTGCTCGGCAACGTGCTTGAGCGTCCGTTCTCGCAGATATGGGACGACCCCTCCATCGAACTGCTGCACAAGCTCAAAGACAAAAAAGCCCACGTCACGGGCCGCTGCGCCAAGTGCCAGTTCCTGAACATCTGTGGCGGCAACTTCCGCGCCCGCGCCGAAGCCTATTACGACGACATCTGGGCCCCGGACCCGGCCTGTTACCTGACCGACGAAGAAATCGGCATCAAGTAA